A single genomic interval of Zobellia nedashkovskayae harbors:
- a CDS encoding DUF4136 domain-containing protein: protein MKNVFTLVLVLCLASCNTIRVNYDYDKGTDFTNYSTYNYYPDMNTGLSELDTKRLLHAVNAEMQAKGIRFSEDPDFFINIDSESFEVASNNTVGLGVGGTGRSVGGGLSVGIPVGQPKLEREIRFDFVDAKKDELFWQGQGQGNFKENVSPETREEKLHALAAKVFSKYPPKK, encoded by the coding sequence ATGAAGAATGTATTTACTTTGGTGTTGGTTTTGTGTTTGGCTTCTTGCAATACGATTAGGGTGAACTATGATTATGACAAGGGAACCGATTTCACCAATTACAGTACTTATAATTATTATCCTGATATGAATACAGGCCTTAGCGAGCTTGATACCAAACGATTGTTGCATGCCGTTAACGCAGAAATGCAAGCAAAAGGTATTCGTTTTTCTGAAGATCCAGATTTTTTTATAAATATAGATAGTGAGTCCTTTGAAGTAGCTAGTAATAACACTGTTGGTTTAGGAGTTGGTGGTACGGGCAGAAGTGTTGGTGGTGGATTATCTGTAGGTATACCTGTAGGGCAACCAAAACTTGAACGGGAAATCCGGTTTGATTTTGTTGATGCCAAAAAGGATGAACTCTTTTGGCAGGGGCAAGGTCAGGGCAATTTCAAAGAAAATGTATCCCCTGAAACACGTGAGGAAAAATTACATGCCCTAGCTGCAAAGGTTTTCTCTAAATATCCTCCCAAAAAATAG
- the obgE gene encoding GTPase ObgE has translation MTEGNFVDYVRINAESGKGGKGSVHLHREKFITKGGPDGGDGGRGGHIILRGNNNLWTLVTFKFKKHFKSGHGGNGSKSRSSGADGEDVYLDVPLGTVVKDSETAEVLFEITEHGEERILAEGGMGGRGNWHFKTSTNQTPRYAQPGVPGQEVEVILELKLLADVGLVGFPNAGKSTLLSVITSAKPKIAAYEFTTLKPNLGIVEHRNFQSFVMADIPGIIEGAAEGKGLGHYFLRHIERNSTLLFLIPADSKDIGKEYEILLGELRRYNPELLDKERLIAISKSDMLDQELMDEMRIELDKDLDSTPYIFISSVAQQGIMELKDKLWAMLNS, from the coding sequence ATGACTGAGGGTAATTTTGTAGACTACGTTAGGATTAATGCGGAATCTGGTAAAGGAGGAAAGGGCTCTGTGCATTTGCATAGGGAAAAGTTCATTACCAAGGGCGGTCCGGATGGAGGAGATGGCGGTCGTGGAGGTCATATTATCTTACGAGGAAATAATAATTTATGGACGCTTGTAACCTTTAAGTTTAAAAAGCATTTTAAGTCTGGTCACGGCGGTAACGGTAGTAAATCCCGTAGTTCTGGTGCAGATGGCGAAGATGTATACTTAGATGTTCCATTAGGTACGGTGGTAAAGGATTCAGAAACAGCAGAAGTGTTGTTCGAAATCACGGAGCATGGCGAAGAACGTATTTTGGCAGAAGGCGGAATGGGTGGTAGAGGTAACTGGCATTTTAAGACCAGTACCAATCAAACTCCAAGATATGCCCAACCCGGTGTTCCTGGACAGGAAGTAGAGGTTATTCTTGAGTTGAAGTTACTGGCAGATGTTGGTCTTGTAGGTTTTCCTAATGCTGGTAAATCTACTTTATTATCAGTAATTACATCAGCAAAACCAAAAATTGCAGCTTACGAATTTACAACCCTGAAACCCAATTTGGGTATTGTGGAACATCGTAATTTTCAGAGTTTCGTGATGGCGGATATTCCTGGAATTATAGAAGGTGCTGCAGAAGGAAAAGGATTAGGTCATTATTTTTTACGACATATAGAGCGTAATTCTACCCTGTTGTTTTTAATACCTGCGGATAGTAAAGACATTGGTAAAGAGTATGAAATTTTACTTGGCGAACTAAGAAGATATAACCCTGAATTGCTTGATAAAGAACGCTTAATAGCTATTTCTAAAAGCGATATGTTGGATCAGGAGCTTATGGATGAAATGCGCATAGAACTAGATAAAGATTTAGATAGTACACCGTATATATTTATTTCTTCAGTGGCGCAACAGGGCATTATGGAATTAAAAGATAAGCTTTGGGCTATGTTGAATAGTTAG
- a CDS encoding adenylate kinase: MIKLHDKHFKPFLSEAQIKAAVKKVAEQVAADYKDETPIFVGVLNGSFMFVSDFLKEYQHPCEVSFVKLSSYQGLTSTGIVETLLDVSEDIEGRSVIILEDIIDTGRTLKKLIHLFSKANVKEFKVASLFYKSEIYNGEYTIDYIGIDIPDKFIVGYGLDYNELGRNLKEVYQLNQKHMINLVLFGKPGAGKGTQADFLKDKYNLKHISTGDLFRYNMKNDTELGQLAKSYINRGDLVPDEVTIKMLQDAVEKNPDASGFIFDGFPRTTAQAEALDAFLATKEMKIDATIALEANDEVLIKRLLERGKVSGRSDDQDESKIRNRFDEYNEKTAPLKDFYEAQNKFHSVNGIGAIDEITHRLAKVIEEL, translated from the coding sequence GTGATAAAGCTACACGATAAACATTTTAAACCGTTCTTGAGCGAAGCGCAGATAAAAGCAGCCGTAAAAAAAGTTGCCGAACAAGTTGCCGCTGATTATAAGGATGAAACACCAATTTTTGTAGGGGTACTTAATGGGTCGTTTATGTTCGTATCAGACTTTCTGAAGGAATATCAACATCCTTGCGAAGTGTCGTTTGTGAAATTAAGCTCCTATCAGGGTTTGACATCTACTGGTATAGTAGAGACCCTCTTAGATGTTTCTGAAGATATAGAAGGCCGTAGTGTTATTATTCTTGAAGATATAATAGATACGGGCCGTACGCTCAAAAAATTAATACATCTTTTCTCAAAGGCCAACGTTAAGGAATTTAAGGTTGCAAGTCTTTTTTATAAGTCTGAAATATACAATGGTGAGTATACCATTGATTATATAGGTATTGATATACCTGATAAATTTATTGTGGGATATGGTCTGGATTATAACGAGTTAGGCCGAAATCTAAAAGAAGTTTACCAATTAAACCAAAAACATATGATCAATCTCGTGCTTTTCGGGAAACCGGGTGCCGGAAAAGGAACCCAAGCTGATTTTTTAAAGGATAAGTACAACCTGAAACACATTTCTACAGGAGATCTTTTTCGTTACAATATGAAAAATGATACTGAACTAGGGCAATTGGCGAAATCTTACATTAATCGTGGCGATTTGGTTCCTGATGAAGTAACTATAAAAATGTTGCAAGATGCGGTTGAGAAAAATCCAGATGCAAGCGGATTTATTTTTGACGGTTTTCCTCGTACAACTGCTCAAGCAGAAGCTTTAGATGCTTTCTTGGCCACAAAAGAAATGAAAATAGATGCAACTATCGCTTTAGAAGCAAATGATGAAGTTCTTATTAAGCGTTTGCTGGAAAGAGGTAAGGTTAGCGGTCGTAGTGATGATCAAGACGAATCTAAGATACGCAATCGTTTTGATGAGTATAATGAGAAAACAGCGCCTTTAAAAGATTTTTATGAGGCTCAGAATAAATTTCACAGTGTAAACGGTATTGGTGCCATAGATGAAATAACCCATCGCTTGGCAAAGGTTATCGAGGAGCTTTAG
- a CDS encoding 5-(carboxyamino)imidazole ribonucleotide synthase: protein MSTDNSSEYFSSQFKLGILGGGQLGKMLLYETRKFDIHTVVMDSSAEAPSKIACNEFVLGDLMDFDAVYNLGKQVDVLTIEIENVNVDALEKLEDEGLKVFPQTKALRIIQNKAKQKLFYVDNNIPTADFQRFAYKSEIKDSILNGALDFPFIWKAAQFGYDGQGVKVVRKIADLDELPMGECIAEKMIDFKNELAVIVTRSVSGEVKTYPVVEMEFHPEANQVEYVICPARISDTVAQKAQEIALKVSEKIQHVGLLAVELFQTKDDQIIVNEVAPRPHNSGHYSIEASYTNQFEQHLRAILDLPLGDTKSKVAGIMVNLVGAEGHTGEVVYENMSKILGMEGVTPHIYGKKQTRPFRKMGHVTIVNESISEARKIAQQVKETIKVISK from the coding sequence ATGTCAACAGATAATTCATCGGAGTACTTTTCTTCACAGTTTAAATTGGGGATTTTAGGCGGTGGCCAGCTCGGTAAAATGCTCCTTTACGAAACCCGTAAATTTGATATTCATACCGTGGTTATGGACTCTTCCGCAGAAGCTCCTTCAAAAATTGCGTGCAATGAATTTGTACTGGGCGACCTAATGGATTTTGATGCCGTTTACAATTTAGGGAAGCAGGTGGATGTGCTTACCATTGAAATTGAAAATGTTAATGTAGATGCCTTAGAAAAACTGGAAGATGAAGGTTTAAAGGTTTTTCCGCAAACCAAAGCACTTAGAATTATCCAGAACAAAGCAAAACAAAAGCTTTTTTATGTGGATAACAATATACCAACAGCAGATTTTCAAAGATTTGCCTACAAGAGTGAAATAAAAGATAGTATCTTAAATGGTGCTTTAGATTTTCCTTTTATTTGGAAAGCTGCGCAATTTGGTTACGACGGACAAGGGGTAAAAGTTGTACGTAAGATTGCAGATTTAGACGAACTTCCTATGGGCGAATGTATTGCCGAAAAGATGATCGACTTTAAAAATGAACTTGCCGTTATTGTTACCCGTAGTGTTAGTGGTGAGGTAAAAACATATCCCGTGGTAGAAATGGAATTTCACCCAGAAGCCAATCAAGTAGAATATGTTATCTGTCCCGCTAGAATTAGTGATACCGTTGCCCAAAAAGCTCAAGAAATAGCGTTGAAGGTTTCAGAGAAAATACAACATGTTGGTCTTTTGGCCGTAGAACTTTTCCAGACTAAAGATGACCAAATCATAGTTAACGAAGTTGCTCCAAGACCCCACAACAGTGGTCATTACAGTATTGAGGCTAGTTACACCAACCAGTTTGAGCAACATCTTCGCGCTATTTTAGACCTTCCATTAGGTGATACAAAAAGTAAGGTTGCCGGTATTATGGTAAATCTAGTAGGCGCCGAAGGCCATACGGGTGAGGTCGTTTATGAAAATATGTCCAAAATTTTAGGAATGGAAGGAGTAACTCCTCATATTTACGGCAAAAAACAAACCCGCCCTTTTAGAAAAATGGGTCATGTAACCATAGTAAACGAATCTATTTCCGAAGCTCGCAAAATTGCGCAACAAGTAAAGGAAACTATTAAAGTGATAAGCAAATAA
- the purE gene encoding 5-(carboxyamino)imidazole ribonucleotide mutase, whose translation MSKVAVVMGSTSDMPVMQDAIDILKGFDIEVDVDIVSAHRTPEKLFDFSKNAHTNGYTVIIAGAGGAAHLPGMVASMSPLPVIGVPVKSSNSIDGWDSILSILQMPGGVPVATVALNGAKNAGILAAQIIGSSDKCVLDKVILYKEGLKQKVIDGAKSVSGKK comes from the coding sequence ATGAGTAAAGTAGCCGTAGTAATGGGCAGCACTAGTGATATGCCCGTAATGCAAGACGCCATAGACATTTTAAAGGGATTTGACATTGAGGTTGATGTAGATATCGTTTCTGCGCACAGAACTCCTGAAAAACTTTTTGATTTTAGTAAAAATGCACATACCAATGGTTATACCGTAATTATTGCCGGTGCCGGTGGTGCAGCTCACCTTCCTGGAATGGTAGCATCTATGTCTCCTTTACCCGTTATAGGTGTTCCCGTAAAAAGTAGCAATTCTATAGATGGTTGGGATTCTATCTTATCCATTCTTCAAATGCCCGGTGGTGTTCCTGTAGCAACAGTAGCTCTAAACGGAGCAAAAAATGCCGGTATTTTGGCGGCCCAGATTATAGGAAGCTCGGACAAATGCGTTCTTGACAAGGTTATTTTATATAAAGAAGGCCTAAAACAAAAAGTAATAGACGGTGCAAAATCCGTCAGTGGTAAGAAGTAA
- a CDS encoding M3 family metallopeptidase, with protein sequence MNPLLTPFDTAPFSKIENAHFKPAFIQAMKDARAEIDQITANKAEPSFENTIEALEFTGQQLDRISSVFFNLNSAETNEEIQKIAQEISPLLSEFSNDITLNEALFKRIKTVYDQKDSLDLTIEQQTLLDKKYKSFSRNGANLNDDKKKRLREIDSELSKLKLNFGENILAETNKYEKHLTNESDLDGLPEGEKEAAAQMAKSKNKEGWVITLDYPSYIPFMKYAKNRELRKELSLAFGSKAFHNDELDNQENVLKIANLRFERANLLGYKTHAHFVLEERMAETPEKVHEFLNELLVKAKPAAGKEFAQLEDFAKELDHIDRLEKWDGSYYSEKLKQKLFNLDDEKLKPYFKLENVISGVFKIAEKLFDLRFEEVTDIDKYNEEVKTYKVYDTSNNFISVFYADFHPRKGKRGGAWMTSYKSQYQRNGENVRPHISNVCNFTRSTPSKPSLLTFNEVTTLFHEFGHGLHGMLANTTYPSLSGTSVFWDFVELPSQVMENWCYEKEALELFATHYETGEVIPMELVQKIKESATFQEGMQTLRQLSFGLLDMSWHGIDPTGITNVKQHETEAFKGTNLYPETPETCMSTAFAHIFQGGYSSGYYSYKWAEVLDADAFAYFKEKGIFNKEVATKFKDNVLSKGGTENPMVLYKRFRGAEPKVEALLERAGLLN encoded by the coding sequence ATGAATCCTTTATTGACACCTTTTGATACCGCCCCATTTTCAAAAATAGAAAATGCGCATTTTAAGCCTGCTTTTATACAAGCTATGAAAGATGCAAGAGCAGAAATAGACCAAATAACGGCCAACAAAGCAGAGCCTTCTTTTGAGAACACCATTGAAGCATTGGAATTTACAGGTCAGCAGTTAGATCGTATCTCCAGTGTTTTCTTCAATTTAAATTCTGCCGAAACCAATGAAGAGATTCAAAAGATAGCTCAGGAAATCTCCCCTTTACTTTCTGAATTTAGTAATGATATTACGCTAAACGAAGCTTTGTTCAAACGTATAAAAACCGTTTACGATCAAAAAGATTCATTAGACCTTACCATAGAGCAACAAACTTTACTTGACAAAAAATACAAGAGTTTCAGTAGAAATGGAGCCAATTTAAACGATGATAAGAAGAAACGTCTGCGTGAGATTGATTCAGAGCTTTCTAAATTAAAACTGAACTTTGGTGAAAACATACTAGCTGAAACCAACAAGTATGAAAAGCACTTGACCAACGAAAGTGATTTAGATGGTCTACCTGAAGGTGAAAAAGAGGCAGCTGCTCAAATGGCGAAATCTAAAAATAAAGAGGGTTGGGTGATAACTTTAGATTACCCAAGTTATATACCCTTTATGAAATATGCCAAAAACCGTGAATTACGCAAAGAATTGTCATTGGCTTTTGGCAGTAAGGCTTTCCATAATGATGAGCTTGACAACCAAGAAAATGTACTTAAAATTGCCAATTTGCGCTTTGAACGTGCTAATTTATTGGGCTACAAGACCCATGCGCATTTTGTACTAGAAGAACGCATGGCAGAAACTCCAGAAAAAGTACACGAGTTTCTAAATGAGCTACTGGTAAAAGCAAAACCTGCTGCAGGAAAAGAGTTTGCCCAACTTGAAGATTTTGCAAAAGAACTAGACCATATAGACCGATTAGAAAAATGGGACGGTAGTTACTACTCTGAAAAGCTGAAGCAAAAATTATTCAACTTAGATGATGAAAAACTAAAACCTTATTTTAAACTAGAGAATGTAATTTCAGGTGTTTTTAAAATAGCTGAGAAATTATTCGACCTTCGTTTTGAAGAAGTCACGGATATAGACAAGTATAATGAAGAAGTAAAGACTTATAAGGTTTACGATACTTCTAACAACTTCATTTCTGTTTTCTATGCAGACTTCCACCCTAGAAAAGGAAAACGTGGTGGCGCTTGGATGACTTCCTACAAATCTCAATACCAACGTAACGGAGAAAATGTACGTCCGCATATATCAAATGTTTGTAATTTTACCCGTTCTACACCTAGTAAGCCTTCTCTTTTGACTTTTAATGAAGTAACTACCCTTTTTCATGAATTTGGACATGGATTGCATGGTATGCTGGCAAATACGACCTACCCTAGCCTTTCAGGTACTTCTGTTTTTTGGGATTTTGTAGAGTTACCTAGCCAGGTGATGGAAAACTGGTGTTATGAGAAAGAAGCACTAGAACTTTTTGCTACTCATTACGAAACAGGAGAAGTAATTCCGATGGAATTGGTTCAAAAAATTAAAGAATCGGCTACTTTTCAAGAAGGTATGCAAACGCTTCGCCAACTTAGCTTTGGCCTTTTAGATATGTCTTGGCACGGAATAGACCCTACAGGCATTACGAACGTAAAACAGCACGAAACCGAGGCTTTTAAAGGCACCAATCTATACCCTGAAACACCAGAGACTTGTATGAGTACCGCTTTTGCCCATATTTTCCAAGGCGGGTATTCTTCTGGATACTATAGCTATAAATGGGCTGAAGTTTTAGATGCCGATGCTTTTGCATATTTTAAAGAAAAAGGTATCTTTAATAAAGAAGTCGCTACTAAGTTCAAAGATAATGTGCTTTCAAAAGGTGGTACGGAAAACCCAATGGTTCTGTACAAGCGTTTTAGAGGTGCTGAACCCAAGGTAGAAGCCTTATTGGAACGTGCTGGCCTATTGAATTAA
- a CDS encoding 5' nucleotidase, NT5C type, which yields MVIFVDMDEVIADTYGAHIEIYNKEFKENLPLDIFHGSEVWHKVPEDRQQSVRDHARTRGFFRNLKLLPNAQEVLQKLHEKHDVYIASAAMQFPNSLEEKSEWLDEHLPFIPWQNRILCGNKHILRGDVLIDDRSYNLKTFEGRPLLFTSPHNVNTSGFERVNNWLEIAEKLL from the coding sequence ATGGTTATATTTGTAGATATGGACGAGGTGATTGCAGACACCTATGGAGCACATATAGAAATTTATAATAAAGAATTTAAAGAAAACCTTCCTTTAGATATCTTCCATGGAAGTGAAGTTTGGCATAAAGTTCCTGAGGACAGACAACAAAGTGTAAGAGACCATGCAAGAACAAGAGGGTTCTTTCGTAATCTTAAGCTCTTACCCAATGCGCAAGAGGTACTACAAAAACTTCATGAAAAACACGACGTGTACATTGCATCGGCAGCTATGCAGTTTCCCAATTCATTGGAAGAGAAATCAGAATGGTTAGATGAGCACCTTCCTTTTATTCCATGGCAAAACAGAATACTTTGTGGGAACAAGCATATTTTACGTGGCGATGTTCTTATTGACGACCGCAGCTACAATCTTAAAACTTTTGAGGGTAGGCCCTTATTATTCACATCTCCTCACAATGTAAACACTTCTGGTTTTGAAAGGGTAAATAATTGGCTAGAGATTGCAGAAAAATTACTCTAG
- a CDS encoding rhodanese-like domain-containing protein, whose product MKFHYLLVTLLVINLGCVQSNGKHITEFSQNDIESGILMDVRTPEEFSEGHLDNAVNIDWFEADFIKNVDTIDRARPVYVYCKMGGRSAKAAYVLDSLGFDKVVNLEGGYDAFIANKSN is encoded by the coding sequence ATGAAATTTCACTATTTACTTGTAACCTTGCTTGTTATAAACTTAGGTTGTGTTCAAAGTAATGGAAAACATATCACAGAATTTTCACAGAATGATATAGAATCGGGGATTTTAATGGATGTGCGTACTCCAGAAGAGTTCAGTGAAGGGCATTTGGATAATGCAGTAAACATTGACTGGTTTGAAGCCGATTTTATAAAAAACGTTGATACGATAGACAGGGCACGACCTGTGTATGTTTATTGTAAAATGGGCGGGCGTAGTGCCAAAGCGGCGTATGTGCTAGATTCTCTTGGGTTTGATAAGGTTGTGAATTTAGAAGGTGGTTACGATGCTTTTATTGCGAATAAAAGCAACTAG
- a CDS encoding sigma-70 family RNA polymerase sigma factor has translation MAEHQLMPDKWVDLYADYLFNYAIGRISDAEVAKDLVQETFMAGLKSAKNYKGDAAERTWLIAILKRKVIDHYRKTNSKKGKAEVRMNYSSQTDAEGDWLEEQVADPFSSFENSDIENEELGLAIQSCIAQLPKKQALVFTMKTIQGVSTEDICNELDINPSNLWVMIHRARTALMGCLNQNWF, from the coding sequence ATGGCAGAACACCAACTAATGCCCGATAAATGGGTTGACTTATATGCAGATTACCTTTTCAACTACGCAATAGGCCGTATTAGCGATGCCGAAGTGGCAAAAGACCTTGTTCAAGAAACATTTATGGCCGGTTTAAAATCTGCCAAAAACTACAAGGGAGATGCTGCAGAACGCACTTGGCTAATTGCTATTTTAAAGCGAAAAGTAATTGACCATTACAGAAAAACCAACTCCAAAAAAGGAAAAGCAGAAGTGCGAATGAACTATAGTTCGCAAACTGATGCCGAAGGTGATTGGTTAGAAGAACAAGTTGCCGACCCATTTAGTTCCTTCGAAAACAGCGATATAGAAAACGAAGAATTGGGACTTGCTATTCAATCTTGTATTGCTCAACTACCCAAAAAACAAGCTTTGGTGTTTACCATGAAAACTATTCAAGGAGTTAGTACCGAAGATATTTGTAATGAGCTCGATATTAATCCGTCTAACCTGTGGGTAATGATACATAGAGCTAGAACAGCTTTAATGGGTTGCCTTAATCAAAATTGGTTTTAA
- a CDS encoding UbiA prenyltransferase family protein yields MKAVNRVFDFYLDASIHVAFAIYALVHVTDITLGYGVDQHLAWFLFFGSIACYNFVKYGVEAKKYILVANRYHKNIQLVSFIALAIALYHGYFLKLEVWMGVGGLVGLTGLYAVPMLPNAKNLRSWGGLKIFIVALVWAGATVILPVLSEGGLMEKDVWIECIQRFLFVLILLIPFEIRDMAYDSPELKTLPQRYGVANTKIFGSFATLPFFFLIFMKDTISMYEAIAGGIMFLTLRALMFVTKRQQNKYFSSFWVEGISVFWWTLLFVFGRLF; encoded by the coding sequence ATGAAGGCTGTTAACCGTGTTTTTGATTTTTACCTTGATGCCTCCATACATGTAGCTTTTGCTATTTACGCACTTGTGCATGTAACGGATATTACATTGGGATACGGTGTAGACCAACACTTGGCTTGGTTTCTTTTTTTTGGTTCTATTGCCTGTTATAATTTTGTAAAATATGGGGTAGAGGCAAAGAAATATATTTTAGTAGCCAATAGATACCACAAGAACATACAATTGGTAAGTTTTATAGCCTTGGCCATTGCTTTATACCATGGTTATTTTCTTAAGCTAGAAGTATGGATGGGCGTTGGCGGACTCGTAGGTCTTACTGGCTTGTATGCCGTGCCTATGTTGCCCAATGCGAAGAACCTTAGGAGTTGGGGAGGATTGAAAATTTTCATTGTCGCTTTGGTATGGGCAGGGGCGACTGTTATTCTTCCCGTATTGTCGGAAGGTGGACTTATGGAGAAAGATGTTTGGATAGAATGCATACAGCGCTTTTTATTTGTGCTGATTTTGCTGATTCCCTTTGAGATTCGTGATATGGCTTATGATAGCCCGGAATTAAAAACCTTGCCGCAACGTTATGGAGTTGCCAATACTAAAATATTCGGATCCTTTGCTACGCTCCCGTTTTTCTTTCTAATTTTTATGAAAGACACTATTTCTATGTATGAGGCTATTGCCGGAGGTATTATGTTTTTGACTTTGAGAGCCTTGATGTTCGTTACAAAACGTCAACAAAACAAGTATTTTTCTTCTTTTTGGGTAGAAGGAATCTCTGTTTTCTGGTGGACATTATTATTTGTCTTTGGAAGGCTTTTTTAA